One window from the genome of Elaeis guineensis isolate ETL-2024a chromosome 5, EG11, whole genome shotgun sequence encodes:
- the LOC105044684 gene encoding LOW QUALITY PROTEIN: thylakoid membrane protein TERC, chloroplastic (The sequence of the model RefSeq protein was modified relative to this genomic sequence to represent the inferred CDS: inserted 3 bases in 3 codons) — translation MRFAPTIHHSCLQIAPYIGSGFFRARFLSIPSLSFASSLRHASAFSSSISSVGSRRGGTRTLRMRHAKGTEQEGFSVSEEMAKTSSQSRDELNIDAKTASDPSSGGQQDSVTSSARTVALWVFAAVTFGIALGIKDGIEKASEYFAGYFKVPKMYERRVLTYGIXGAIIFRATMILLGAATLQRFEVVNXLLALILLFSSYQLFSAEEEETDLXDNFIVKTCQKFIPVTAYYDGDRFLTLEAGVWKATPLLLTVAVIELSDIAFAVDSIPAVFGVTRDPFIVFSSNLFAISGLRSLYILISESMSELEYLQPAIGIVLGFLGTKMIFDFFGYHVPVEVSLGFVATSLGAGVLLSVIKKSD, via the exons atgaggttcgcTCCGACTATCCACCACTCCTGCCTTCAAATAGCTCCCTACATCGGTTCCGGGTTCTTTAGGGCTCGGTTTCTCTCCATCCCATCGCTCTCCTTCGCTTCCTCTCTTCGCCATGCCTCAGCCTTCTCCAGTTCTATCTCTTCCG TCGGCAGCCGCCGCGGTGGCACGCGTACGCTTCGGATGCGGCATGCAAAAGGGACCGAGCAAGAGGGCTTCTCAGTCAGTG AAGAAATGGCGAAGACCAGTTCTCAATCACGTGATGAATTAAATATTGATGCAAAGACTGCTTCAGATCCCTCTTCAGGTGGTCAACAAGATTCAGTGACATCTTCAGCTAGAACTGTTGCATTATGG GTTTTTGCTGCTGTGACTTTTGGAATTGCTTTGGGTATAAAGGACGGCATTGAAAAGGCATCTGAATATTTTGCAGG ATATTTTAAAGTACCGAAGATGTATGAG AGGCGGGTTCTTACATATGGTA GCGGTGCAATTATATTTCGTGCTACAATGATCCTGCTTGGGGCTGCGACGCTTCAG AGGTTTGAGGTGGTGA TGTTGCTGGCCTTGATTCTTCTCTTCTCATCATACCAG TTGTTTTCTGCTGAAGAGGAAGAGACTGACC GCGATAATTTTATTGTGAAAACGTGCCAGAAGTTTATCCCTGTTACTG cttattatgatggTGATCGATTTTTAACGCTTGAAGCTGGTGTATGGAAG GCTACACCTTTACTTCTCACTGTTGCAGTCATCGAACTCAGTGATATTGCATTTGCT GTTGATTCAATACCAGCAGTTTTTGGTGTCACACGGGATCCTTTCATAGTTTTCTCTTCAAATCTTTTTGCTATTTCAG GTTTAAGGTCACTGTATATACTCATTTCTGAAAGCATGTCGGAGTTGGAGTATTTACAG CCTGCCATAGGTATTGTTTTAGGCTTCCTAGGGACAAAGatgatatttgatttctttg